DNA from Mesorhizobium sp. B2-1-1:
GATCAGCACCGTCACCAGTCCCGCCGCATAGAGCAGTGGCAGCGCCGGGGGGCGGTAGAGCGCGACGGCCACCATCGCGGCGAGCACGACGGCTCCCGGCAAGGCATCGCCGGCAGCGACGAAGGCCGGATCGACCGAAAGGCCCAGCGCCGAGAGGGCAACAAACAGGCCCGGCGCGACGGACGGCCAGTCGAAAGCCGTGGCTGATCCGCCTTCGTCGCTGCGGCGGCCGAGCCAGACGAAGGCGAGCACGGCCAGCGTGACGGTGTTCACGAACAGGATCACGGATAAATTCGCGCCCGGCGCATCGGTCATATAGAGGATCGTCCAGATGCCGGTACCGACAAAGGCCGCCGTCATCAGCAACTTCCAATCGCGCATGCGGGCAATGACGCCGCTGGCGGCAAGCACGATCGCCAGATAGCCGAACAGGGCCCAGGGATTGGGCGCCTGAGAGGCAATCAGCATCGGCGTCACCATGGCGCCGACGAGGCCGATACCAGCCAGCGCCTGGCCGTGGACAAGGGCGGCGGCAATCGTCGCTATGCCGATGGCGCCGAGCAGCGTGAAGGCGAGCGCCGGCCCGATAAATCCGTAGATGCCATGTGCGGCATAGACGGCGCCGAACAGGATGAAGGCGCCCGCCGCAGTCAGGATCGCCGGGATGTAGGCGCCTGCGGCGCCTTGCACGGGCACCCTGAAGCCGGTGCGGCGAATGAATTCGCCGGCTGCAATCAGCACAAGGCCGAGCAGCCCGGCCATGGTCAGCCGCACACCGGGGCCGAAAATTCCGGCTTCGATCGTGTAGCGGATGAGAAACAGGCCGCCCAGCGCCAGTGCCAAACCGCCGACCCAGACCGCCCAGCGGGTGCCGAGCGCCGTTTCGATATCGGGTTTGCCGGGCGCTTTCACCGCTGCGACAGGCTCGGATTCTGCTGCCTTGGGCGCCGCCTCGCCTGGTGTCCATGGTCCCGGCTTGACCTCGTCCGTCGCGGCGTCGGTTTCCAGAGCCGGCAGCGCCTGCCCGGTGGCTGCCTCGCTGGCCGTTGGCGAAACGACCACGGCCGCAGCAACAACGGCTTCGGCCGGCTGGCCCTCGGTCGCCGCCGGTTCGGACTGCTTGGCGAGAGGCGGCACGGCGCCGGAAAGGACGAGGCTCCGCAGTGCGCCTAGCTCACGCTCGATCAGTCCGATGCGGCTCTGCTGGCGCGAAATGATGACGAACAGCGCGATGATGGCGACAAGGCCGATCAGGCTTTCAAACATGGCGGCTCCCCCAAACCAGACCAGTTGCTACTGACAATCAAATGTGGCCTGCAAACGACCAGCCAACGGCCGTCGGATCGGCGGCTGGAAAGATCGAGCATGTTTCGGCGTCGAAAGCCAGCGGCTTGCGCCCATTGGCCCTCGGCATCGCTTGCGAATGGCCGGTTTCCGGAACATTGCCTGCCAAACCCGCAGCCGATGGCCTATGATACCTTGGCCGCAAAGGGTTCTCCAAGCGACGTCATGGGAATACGTATGCCGCAACGAAGCGCAGGACTGCTGATCTACCGGCGAAACGCCGGGGCCCTCCAGTTCCTGCTCGTCCATCCGGGTGGACCGTTCTGGGCAAGAAAAGACGAGGGGGCATGGTCTATCCCCAAAGGGCTCGTCGACGAAGGCGAGGACGAGTTGAAAGCCGCCCGACGTGAGGCGGAAGAAGAACTCGGCGTCGCCATCAACGGCGACTTCCAGCCTGTCGGCAGTTATCGGCAGCCTGGCGGCAAGATCGTGAGTGCGTGGAGCGTCGAGGCCGATGTCGACACCGATGCCATCAGAAGCAACATGTTCACCATGGAGTGGCCGCCAAGGTCGGGATCCATGAAGGCATTTCCCGAAGTTGACCGGGCCGGTTGGTTTTCAGAGTTGGAGGCCGGTCTCAAGATACTCAAAGGCCAGCGCGCGATCCTGGACGATTTCGTGGAACGGCAAAAAGCCGGATAGGCGCCTGCTGTTCTCACCGGTCGTCCAGTGCGTGTTTGGACGATCCTTATCGTGCCGCCAGATTGGCGGCCGGGAAGATCGAGCATGTCTCGGTGCCGAAAGCCAGCAACTTGCCGCCGGCATCCTTCAACGTCGCCTCGGATACCGCCAGCGTGCGACCCTTGTGAATAACCTTGCCCTCACAGACCACCTCTCCGGTCCTGGGCGTGATCGGCCGCGTCAGGTTCACCTTGAATTCCGCCGTCGTATAGGCCTCGCCTTTTGCGAGCAGCGTCTGCACGGCGCAGGCAAGCGCCGAATCGAGCAGTGTCGCCGCCCAGCCGCCATGCACGCCCCCCAACGGGTTCAGGTGGCGCTCGTTCGGCACACCCCGAAACACGGCACGGGAAGCTGAGCTGGAAGGAAATCGGCGGCGCCGGATATTTGCCATCGATGATGCGCTGCAAAAGTTCCAGGCCGGTGTAGGCAAGCATGTCGGCATGCGGAATGGTGCCGAGGCCGAGCGGCGAGACCCGGCCTGGATAAAGTTCCACTTCGCTCATGTGATGATTTCTCTCGCGGCGGTTTCTCCCGACAGGCCTTTTGTCGTGTGGTGCTTCCGCAGCGCGGCGAGGAAGCCGGAGCGCGCGTCCGGCTGCTCGATGCCGCGCGGCTCGTAGACGTGACGGGTGAAGAAGAAGCCGGTGAGCCGGAAGGCATCCTGGATCGCCGCCGGATCGGCGCGCAGGCCGGAGCCACGCAGGAAGGCCGGCAGCGCCAGCATCTTGTCGCACCAGGGCGCGCCGGCTTCCCGCGACACCGCTCGGCCCGATTTCGGCGAGACATAGGCAAGATCCTGCCGCGTGCCGGTCGCGGCGCACTGGCTGAGATCGAGACCGAAACCCAGTTCGTCGAGGATCAGGAGCTCGAAACGGGCCACCAGTTCGCCGGCCGCATCGACGTCATCGAGATGCACGATCATCACCGACAGCGCCTCGTAGAGGCCGCCATGGGCGTCGCGCTCGGGCAGCAGGCGCAGATGCGCGGCCATGGTCTGCAGGCCATACACGGCGACCGCACTCTCCATCAACCTGGCCGCATTCATCTCGATCGCTTCGGCCTGGAACGTGCCTAGGTGCTCATCAAGGCGCGCCCGCCAAAGCAGGTCGACACGGTTGCCGGGCTGGAGAACAGGCTGCTGCTTGCGCGAGCGCCCGCCACGCACGAGGCCGAGATGGCGGCCATGCGCACGCGTCATCACCTCGAGGATGGCGCTGGTTTCGCCATGCTTGCGGGTGCCGAGAATGATTCCCTCGTCGCGCCATTCCATGCCTGGAGCATTTCACCGATCGGGTGGCGAAATCAAGGTACGGGCTTGGTGCCTGGGCTGGCTCTCGCAAGGGTGCATAAAAAGCCGCCCGCAGCATAGCTGCGGGCGGTCTGGTGGGGTCAGTCGATCCGTTAGAACGAGCGCTGGAAGCGGAGGATGCCGCCGACGCTGCTCTTCTTGTCGGCCTTGGTCCAGTTGTTGAAGTCGGCGTCGTCGAATTTTCCTGCATTGAGGTAATCGACTTCAGCCGTGATCGTGTAACCGGGCACAATCGTGTATGCGACGTTGGCAGCGACGCCGAGGTTCTTCCAGTCGTCATAGGAGATCTGGGCGTTGAACGAGGTCTTGTCGTTGAACTTGTAGGTGCCGCCACCCCAGATCGCCCAGTTTCCGCCCCACGGCTTGTATTGGGTGCGGCCCGTGCCGAAGTCGTTGATGTTGTCGTTGGTGCCGTAGCCGCCCATGACGAACAGCGTCAATTCCTTGCCGACATTGACGTCCAAGCGAACCTTGCCGGCCACTTCCTCGTAGTTGCTGTCATAGGCGACGACGCCGGTGACCGCACCCCAGTCGCCCTTGTACTTCAAGCCGCCGACGACATGCGGAACATAGCTGTCGATCGTGTTGACGCCGGTACCTTCTTCGAGCGAGACCACGGCCGAGAAGCCGCTGCCAGCGTCGAAATAGTACTGCACGACGTTGGTATCCTTGATACCGTACGGGATGATCGTGTCCTGGATGACGTTGCCGGCATAGCCGATAAACGAATCGTATGCCGTTTCATCCTTACCGACGCGCAGGCCGCCGAGCTGAATCCAGGCGAAGTTGAGGGTCGTCGCCTTGTTGCCGGCCTGCCAGCCAGTGCCGCCAGTCTCATAGTCGCCGCTGCTGTTGCCAAATTGAAAGCGAGTCTCGGTGTAGGTCTTCAACGTACCGAGCTCGGTTTCCTGGCCGGTCCAGGTCTTCAGCGCGAAGCGCATGTTCTTGTAGTAGGTGTCGTGGCTATCGCCGTCCATGTGATCGGCAACGTTGTTGACGCCATCCAGCGTGCCGCTGTCCCCGACGCCTATGTCATAGCGGAGATAGCCGCCGATGCGCAGGCAGGTCTCGGTGCCGGGGATATAGAAGTAGCCGGCGCCGTAGACGTCGCAGATCCTGACGTATTCAGCGGGTTCCGGCTCGGCGACGACGACAGCGTCGGCGGCGCGAGCGCCGGAGACCGCGATCAGTGCCGCGGCTGAGCCGAGAAGAAGGCTCTTGATGTTCATTTTCTGACCTCTCCAGTCAAAGTTAAAAATGGCTTCGGATTTTGGTTGGCGGATATATTTTCCCGCCTCACCACAACGAAAAAGGCCCGCACCGCGTCCCCTTTTCGCGGCGAACATACCCATCAATCTTCCGCCTTCAATGACAATTCCACAAACATTCGGGATTGATGACATAGATTAAATCCGTGTTGCAGAAATATCACTGGAGAATTCACTTCAAATTACGGAACCGCACAAGTGGAACATTGTCATATTTCCGTAATAATTCCCTGTATGCTCCAATTTTATGCTGATATTCCACGGATACCGATTGTTTGAGAAATTTCGCTTAAATAAATCCACTTCCGTGGTCGTTTCTACCTAGCCATTCCCCAGCCACGTGAAACCGAAGCCGATCCCCTCGAAGGAGTCTTTTCAGCGGGTCACGGGCACGCCGGGACGGACCACAGGCCATGATGGGAAGATCAATCCGACGTCGGCGGACTCGTCTGCAAGAATCCGCGCTGGCCAACTGAGAAGTCGACCCAACGGAACCTCGGCGTCCCTGGTCGATAGCCACCAGCCAACGGTTTGAGTCATTATTACCGGCGCTTGTGGTCGGCCAACACCGCGTCGATCACGCGCCAGGATTGTTCGATCTCGGCCGAGTTGACGTCTATCTCGCCGGCGGCGGTGATCAGCGCCTTCCACAGTGCCCAGCCGCGGCCGCGCGCCCAGGTCGCGTCGTCGACGCCGAGGCCAGCGCGGAAGGCCCCCCTGCTCTTTCCCTCGAACAATGTCCAGGCAATCGCCAGATCGCATGAGGGCTCGCCGACGCCGGAGGTGCCGAAGTCGATCACCGCGCTTAGCCTGCCGTGTTCAACCAGAAGATTGCCCCAGCTGACATCGCCGTGGAACCAGACGGGCGGGCCTTGCCAAGGGGCGGCAAGAGCCGTTTCCCAGACAGCGCTTGCCGCGCCGGCGTTGATACGGGTGTCGAGCGCCGCGATCGCTTGTCTCGTCTCCCCGTCATAGACGTTCAGCGGCCCGCCGCGAAAGAAATTGTGTTGGCCCGGCCCCGGTCCGCCAGCCGGGTCGATCCGCTTCAGCGCAACCAGAAAGCCGGCCAGGTCCGCCGCGAATTCCGACAGGTTGGCGATACGCTCGCGCTTTGCAGTCTCACCTTCGATCCACCTGTAGACGGACCAATGCCACGGATAGCCTTCGGCCGGGGCTCCCATCGCCAGCGGTATAGGGATGGGCAGCGGCAACAGCGGCGCCAGCCTCGGCAGCCAGCGATGTTCCTTCTCCACTTGCAGGGAATAGGCGGCGGCACTGGGCAACCGAACGGTCATCTCGTCGCCGAGACGAAAGCTTCTGTTGTCCCATCCGCCAGGTTCAATCGGCCGAACCGCAAGATCCCTCCAGCGAGGAAACTGCGCCGCGATCAACCGGCTGACCAAAGCTGCGTCGATATTCGACTTGCTAACCATCCATCCTAGTGCGGAAACTCGAGCCCCATCTCGCGGTAGCGCTCGGGATCGTCGCCCCAGTTCTCGCGCACCTTGACGAACAGGAACAGATGCACCTTTTGCTCGAGGATGCCGGCGATTTCCATACGCGCCGCCTGGCCGATGGCGCGGATGGTCTCGCCCTTGTGGCCGAGCACGATCTTCTTCTGGCTGTCGCGTTCGACATAGATGACCTGCTCGATGCGCACCGAGCCGTCCTTCTTCTCTTCCCATTTCTCGGTTTCGATGTGCGAGGAATAGGGCAGTTCCTGATGCAGCCTGAGATAGAGCTTCTCGCGAGTGATCTCAGCGGCGAGCTGGCGCATCGGCAGATCGGAGATCTGGTCTTCCGGATAATACCAGGGCCCCACCGGGAGCGCCTCGGCAAGGTAATCGAGGAGGTCCTTGCAGCCCGAGCCGGTCAGCGCCGAAACCATGAAGGTGCGCTTGAACGGCACTCTTTCGTTCGCTGCTGCCGCCAGCGCCAACAACGCCTCCGGCTTGACGCGGTCGACCTTGTTGAGGATCAGCGCCATCGGCTGGCGCACATCCTTCAGGCGTTCGAGAATGGCGTCGGCATCACCTCTAATGCCACGCTCGGCATCGATCAGGAGCAGCACGATATCGGCATCCTTGGCGCCGCCCCAGGCTGTCGTCACCATTGCCGTGTCGAGACGCCGCTTCGGCTTGAAGATGCCCGGCGTATCGACGAAGACGATCTGCGCGTTGTCGTGCGTGGCGATGCCTCTGACGATGGCACGCGTCGTCTGCACCTTGTGGGTGACGATTGACACCTTGGCGCCGACAAGCTGGTTGACCAGCGTCGACTTGCCGGCATTGGGCGCACCGATCAGCGCTACGAAGCCGGAATGCGTAACGGCCGCAGGCGCGGCCGGAACCGTGTCTTCCGTGGCTGTCATGCCGCCTCTCCCTGATCGATCCAGACACCTTCACGAATGAGAAGGGCGGCGGCGGCGGCCTGCTCGGCCTCGCGTTTGGAGCGGCCGCTGCCGACAGCCGGCTGAAACCCACCAACCATGACACTGACGGTGAACAGCGGATCGTGATCCGGCCCCTCGCGGCTATCGATGCGGTAGACGGGCACGGCGCTTGCCGCCTGATGCGCCCATTCCTGCAACTCGGTCTTGGCGTCGCGTCGGCCGGCACCCGACGCCTGCGAGCGCGGCTGCCAATATTTGTGGATGAAAGCGCGCGCCGCTTCCAGCCCTCCGTCGAGGTAGAGCACGGCGATCAGTGATTCCAGCGCGTCGGCGCGCAGATTGACGCGCTTGCGTCCCTCGAGCCCTTGAACGTCGGATCCGGCGCGGATCAGCTCCGGCAGACCAATATGTTCGGCGATCTCCGACAGCGCCTCGGCATTGACCAGCGCGTTGAACCGCAGCGACAATTCGCCTTCCGCCGCATCGGGAAACGCGGCCAGCAGCATATCGGCCACCACGAGGCCGAGAACCCGGTCGCCCAGGAACTCAAAGCGCTCATAGTCGGTGCCGGCATTGGCGCCGCGGGCGCTGGCATGGGTCAAGGCACGCTGCAGGCGCCTGCGGTCGGCAAAGGCATGGCCCGTGCGCTCCACCAGCGCTTCGGCGAGCGCGTCGGCGGTCAGCCGTCTTGTCGCCGCCATGACCCTAATTAACGAAGTGGAAGAGGCGCGAAGCACGCATAAGCGACGGCCACTTCCAGATTTCGAGCGGGCTCGCCTTGCCGGCGATCGAGAAGAAAACAAGGTTGGCCCGGCCAACCAGGTTTTCGGCCGGAACGTAGCCGACGGAGAATCGGCTGTCGGCGGAGTTGTCCCTGTTGTCGCCCATCATGAAATAGTGACCGGGCGGAACATCGAACTCGCGCGTGTTGTCGCCGATCGAGTTCGGCGACAGATCCAGCGTATCGTAGCTGACGCCGTTGGGCAGCGTCTCACGATAGACGTCGATCGGATAATCCTTTTCGGTGATGTCGGGATTGTCGATCTGTCCGGTCTTCACGCGCGGCACGCCGACGCCGTTGATGAACAGCTGGCCGTCCTTCACCTGGATCTTGTCGCCAGGCAGGCCCACCACACGTTTGATATAGTCGACGGACGGGTCCGGCGGGAACTTGAACACAGCCACATCGCCGCGCTTCGGCTCGGAGCCCCAGATGCGGCCCGAGAAGATGTCCGGGCCGAAGGGCAGCGAATAACGGGAATAGCCGTAGGACCATTTGGTGACGAAGAGATAGTCGCCCTCGAGCAGCGTCGGCCGCATCGAACCCGACGGGATGGAAAAGGGTTGGAACAAGAGCGTGCGAATGACCAAGGCAAGCAAGAGCGCCTGGACGATGACGCTGACGGTTTCGCCAAGCCCGCCGGATTTCTTCTGGGGTTTTTCAGCCACGCTCATGTCGTCCTCGATTGTGCGTTGGATGGTATAGAGTCTCGGCGCGCGCTGGGCAACGTCATGCCGGTGGTCAGATGCAATCAATGTGGCGCTTGTTCGACGGGCAACGCTTCGATGATCACAAAGGCTTGAGCAAGCGGAAAATCATCCGTGATGGTGAGATGGATCATCGCCCGATGGCCCTTTGGCAGAATCGCGTTCAGCCGCGCCTCGGCGCCACCGGTCAGTGCCATGGTGGGCGCGCCGCTCGGAAGATTGACGACACCCATGTCGCGCCAGAACACGCCCTGCGCCAGGCCGGTGCCCAGTGCCTTGGCGCAGGCCTCCTTGGCTGCGAAGCGCTTGGCGTAGGAGGCCGCCCGCGCCCGACGGTTTTCGGAGCGGGCTTGCTCGACTTCGGTGTAGATTCTCTGGATAAAGCGCTGGCCATGGCGCTCCAAGGACTTTTCAATGCGTCTGATATCGATCAGATCGCTGCCGATGCCGATGATCATCGCGCGGTGGAACCGATGCTTGCGTTTGGGTGAGACGATTGCTCATGGCGGGCCGCGCGCTCTGCCAGCCGTTTGCGCCGCTGCTCGCGAAAGGCGTTCATGCCCCAGCGCGTGATGGCGTAGAACAGAACCCCAAAGGCCAGTCCAAGCGGTATCGCACCGATCAGCATCGGCTTCAGCACCGGGGCCCACAATTGCGCGAAGGAAAGGTTGTGCAGCATCTCGCCCAGATGTGCTGGCGGGCCGTGCGCTGGCAGGCGGCTGTGCAGGATCAGCTTGCCGGTCTCCCAGGAGGCGCCCCACAGCAGCGGGAACGTCAGCGGATTGCCGAAGAATACTGCGCCAAGTGCGGCCGCCACCAGATTACCGGCGATGAGCCAGCACAGCACCGCGGCAATGGCGAAATGGAAACCCACCGGAAAGAACGAAGCAAAGACGCCAGCGGCGACGCCGGCCGCCACCGCATGCGGCGTGGCCTTCAGCCGCAGGATGCGCTTGGAAAAGTACTGCAGCGAGCGCGAAAACGACCGGCGCGGCCATAGATAGGTACGCACCCGCTCCAAGAGGCCATCAGGCTCGCGGCGTCGAAAAAGCACTCTATTCCAATTCCTGATCTACCAATACCCGCCGTCTGCCAGCCCAAGCCGGGTCACAGCAACTTATCTTGCGCTTCCGGGGCGCAGAAAGGCAACAACGACTTTGATATAGCGACAGGCTGGCTTCGGAACAACGAAACGCTGCCGCGATGGTCTGCCGCAGGGGGTAACAAGATCGCCATTGAGGCGAAACTGAGGAGAAGAGAAGGATGGCCGGCATGACCACCATTCGACCAGCGCGAGAGGACGACGCGAAAGAGTTGCCCGATATCGAGCAATCCGCCGGGCTGGCGTTTCGTTCCATACCGGACCTCGCCTGGATCGCCGACGACGGCAATATGAGCGTCGAGCGGCACCTCGCAATGATCGCCGAGGGCACATGCTGGGTCGCCACGGACAAGCGCGACCGCGCCATCGCCTTCTTGAGCGCCAGCGTTGAGGACGATGCATTGCATATCCTGGAATTCGACGTTCGTTTTGAGTGGCAGGGCTCGGGCATCGGCCGAGCCCTGCTGGAGACCGTTATCGAGGAGTCCAGGCGCCGCGGCCTTGCGACGATCACGCTGACGACATTTCGCGATGTTGCCTGGAACGCGCCGTTCTACAGAAAGTTCGGATTCCGCGTCCTGGAGGATGCGCAGATCGATGCGCGGCTCGCCGGGTGGCTGAGACAGGAAGCCGCGCACGGGATGCCAACGAGTCGGCGCTGCGCAATGCTGCTCGATCTCGCGCGGATTTAACGGCGCCTATTCCAGATATTCACTGACCTCGACCAGATTGTCCTCGGGATCGCGGAAATAGACAGACATCATGCGACCGCGTGCGCCGACCCGCTCGACCGGTCCAAGTTCCACCGCCACACGATCGGCTTCGAGACTGGCGAGGAGTTCGCCGAGCGGCCGATCGGTGATCAGGCAGAAATCACCGGCTCCGGGCGTCGGCGACTTCGCCTTCGGCTCGAAGGTGCGGCCGACCTCGTGGACATTGATCTTTTGGTTGCCGAAAGCCAGGGCTGTCGGCAGGCCCGGCGTATCGATGCGCTTAAAGCCCAGAACGCGCTGGTAAAAGGCGCAGGTCGCCTCGAGTGAGGCCACCGTCAGCACGAAATGATCGATACTGATGATCATCCCGCCCCTCTCAGATATTGCGACTGCCCGGCTTGATCGCCGGTATGGCGGCGAGTTCCGGCGGCAGCCGATCGGCCGGATAGGCCGGCACCTCGTACTCGGCGAGGGCGATCAGCGGCACGCCGACATCGGTCTTGCCCGCCGAGCGGTCGATGATGCAGGCCGCCGCCGTGACCTCGGCGCCAAGTTCGCGCAGGCAGTCGATGGTCTCGCGGATAGACAATCCAGTGGTGACGATGTCCTCGACAATGACGACACGCGCGCCGAGCGCGATCTCGAAGCGGCGCAGCCGGAACTCGCCCCCTTCCCGCTCGACCCAGATCGCCGGCACGCCAAGATGGCGCGAAGTCTCGTAGGCCGGGATCAGCCCGCCGATGGCCGGGCCGACGACATAGTCGATTTTACCCGGCACGGCGGCGCGGATCTTTTCGGCCAGCGCCTTGCACAGCCGCTCGGTCTTATCGGCATGCATGAACACGCGCGCCTTCTGCAGGAAGACAGGGCTGCGCAGACCCGACGTCAGGATGAAATGCCCCTCCAGGACAGCACCAGCCTGGCGAAAAATATCCAGCACTTCGTCCGTATTCATCCGTCTATCCCCGTGTAGATCAGCCGAGTTAGCCATTGACACGCCGTGCATCGCTGACGCTCGAATTGTCCTTGAGCTGCGACAGCAGCCGGTTGAGATGCTTCAGATCCCAGACTTCGAGATCGATCAGCATTTCGGTGAAATCGGGCGCGGTGCGCACCATTGACAGCGTATGGATGTTGGCATCGTTCGAGGCAACGACCTGGGCGATGTCGGCGAGCGATCCCGGTGCATTGATGGCGGTGACGGAAATACGCGCGGGGAAGCGTTCCTTGGTGCGCTCGTCGATGTCCCAGCGCACGTCAATCCAGCGCTCGGGCTGGTCGTCGA
Protein-coding regions in this window:
- a CDS encoding NUDIX domain-containing protein — protein: MPQRSAGLLIYRRNAGALQFLLVHPGGPFWARKDEGAWSIPKGLVDEGEDELKAARREAEEELGVAINGDFQPVGSYRQPGGKIVSAWSVEADVDTDAIRSNMFTMEWPPRSGSMKAFPEVDRAGWFSELEAGLKILKGQRAILDDFVERQKAG
- the recO gene encoding DNA repair protein RecO gives rise to the protein MEWRDEGIILGTRKHGETSAILEVMTRAHGRHLGLVRGGRSRKQQPVLQPGNRVDLLWRARLDEHLGTFQAEAIEMNAARLMESAVAVYGLQTMAAHLRLLPERDAHGGLYEALSVMIVHLDDVDAAGELVARFELLILDELGFGLDLSQCAATGTRQDLAYVSPKSGRAVSREAGAPWCDKMLALPAFLRGSGLRADPAAIQDAFRLTGFFFTRHVYEPRGIEQPDARSGFLAALRKHHTTKGLSGETAAREIIT
- a CDS encoding porin, with amino-acid sequence MNIKSLLLGSAAALIAVSGARAADAVVVAEPEPAEYVRICDVYGAGYFYIPGTETCLRIGGYLRYDIGVGDSGTLDGVNNVADHMDGDSHDTYYKNMRFALKTWTGQETELGTLKTYTETRFQFGNSSGDYETGGTGWQAGNKATTLNFAWIQLGGLRVGKDETAYDSFIGYAGNVIQDTIIPYGIKDTNVVQYYFDAGSGFSAVVSLEEGTGVNTIDSYVPHVVGGLKYKGDWGAVTGVVAYDSNYEEVAGKVRLDVNVGKELTLFVMGGYGTNDNINDFGTGRTQYKPWGGNWAIWGGGTYKFNDKTSFNAQISYDDWKNLGVAANVAYTIVPGYTITAEVDYLNAGKFDDADFNNWTKADKKSSVGGILRFQRSF
- a CDS encoding aminoglycoside phosphotransferase family protein; its protein translation is MVSKSNIDAALVSRLIAAQFPRWRDLAVRPIEPGGWDNRSFRLGDEMTVRLPSAAAYSLQVEKEHRWLPRLAPLLPLPIPIPLAMGAPAEGYPWHWSVYRWIEGETAKRERIANLSEFAADLAGFLVALKRIDPAGGPGPGQHNFFRGGPLNVYDGETRQAIAALDTRINAGAASAVWETALAAPWQGPPVWFHGDVSWGNLLVEHGRLSAVIDFGTSGVGEPSCDLAIAWTLFEGKSRGAFRAGLGVDDATWARGRGWALWKALITAAGEIDVNSAEIEQSWRVIDAVLADHKRR
- the era gene encoding GTPase Era, whose product is MTATEDTVPAAPAAVTHSGFVALIGAPNAGKSTLVNQLVGAKVSIVTHKVQTTRAIVRGIATHDNAQIVFVDTPGIFKPKRRLDTAMVTTAWGGAKDADIVLLLIDAERGIRGDADAILERLKDVRQPMALILNKVDRVKPEALLALAAAANERVPFKRTFMVSALTGSGCKDLLDYLAEALPVGPWYYPEDQISDLPMRQLAAEITREKLYLRLHQELPYSSHIETEKWEEKKDGSVRIEQVIYVERDSQKKIVLGHKGETIRAIGQAARMEIAGILEQKVHLFLFVKVRENWGDDPERYREMGLEFPH
- the rnc gene encoding ribonuclease III; the protein is MAATRRLTADALAEALVERTGHAFADRRRLQRALTHASARGANAGTDYERFEFLGDRVLGLVVADMLLAAFPDAAEGELSLRFNALVNAEALSEIAEHIGLPELIRAGSDVQGLEGRKRVNLRADALESLIAVLYLDGGLEAARAFIHKYWQPRSQASGAGRRDAKTELQEWAHQAASAVPVYRIDSREGPDHDPLFTVSVMVGGFQPAVGSGRSKREAEQAAAAALLIREGVWIDQGEAA
- the lepB gene encoding signal peptidase I → MSVAEKPQKKSGGLGETVSVIVQALLLALVIRTLLFQPFSIPSGSMRPTLLEGDYLFVTKWSYGYSRYSLPFGPDIFSGRIWGSEPKRGDVAVFKFPPDPSVDYIKRVVGLPGDKIQVKDGQLFINGVGVPRVKTGQIDNPDITEKDYPIDVYRETLPNGVSYDTLDLSPNSIGDNTREFDVPPGHYFMMGDNRDNSADSRFSVGYVPAENLVGRANLVFFSIAGKASPLEIWKWPSLMRASRLFHFVN
- the acpS gene encoding holo-ACP synthase, whose translation is MIIGIGSDLIDIRRIEKSLERHGQRFIQRIYTEVEQARSENRRARAASYAKRFAAKEACAKALGTGLAQGVFWRDMGVVNLPSGAPTMALTGGAEARLNAILPKGHRAMIHLTITDDFPLAQAFVIIEALPVEQAPH
- a CDS encoding DUF2062 domain-containing protein, whose product is MLFRRREPDGLLERVRTYLWPRRSFSRSLQYFSKRILRLKATPHAVAAGVAAGVFASFFPVGFHFAIAAVLCWLIAGNLVAAALGAVFFGNPLTFPLLWGASWETGKLILHSRLPAHGPPAHLGEMLHNLSFAQLWAPVLKPMLIGAIPLGLAFGVLFYAITRWGMNAFREQRRKRLAERAARHEQSSHPNASIGSTAR
- a CDS encoding GNAT family N-acetyltransferase, which codes for MAGMTTIRPAREDDAKELPDIEQSAGLAFRSIPDLAWIADDGNMSVERHLAMIAEGTCWVATDKRDRAIAFLSASVEDDALHILEFDVRFEWQGSGIGRALLETVIEESRRRGLATITLTTFRDVAWNAPFYRKFGFRVLEDAQIDARLAGWLRQEAAHGMPTSRRCAMLLDLARI
- a CDS encoding VOC family protein, translated to MIISIDHFVLTVASLEATCAFYQRVLGFKRIDTPGLPTALAFGNQKINVHEVGRTFEPKAKSPTPGAGDFCLITDRPLGELLASLEADRVAVELGPVERVGARGRMMSVYFRDPEDNLVEVSEYLE
- the pyrE gene encoding orotate phosphoribosyltransferase; protein product: MNTDEVLDIFRQAGAVLEGHFILTSGLRSPVFLQKARVFMHADKTERLCKALAEKIRAAVPGKIDYVVGPAIGGLIPAYETSRHLGVPAIWVEREGGEFRLRRFEIALGARVVIVEDIVTTGLSIRETIDCLRELGAEVTAAACIIDRSAGKTDVGVPLIALAEYEVPAYPADRLPPELAAIPAIKPGSRNI